From Pseudomonas putida, one genomic window encodes:
- the nuoG gene encoding NADH-quinone oxidoreductase subunit NuoG → MATIHVDGKALEVNGADNLLQACLSLGLDIPYFCWHPALGSVGACRQCAVKQYTDENDTRGRIVMSCMTPASDGTWISIDDDESKAFRASVVEWLMTNHPHDCPVCEEGGHCHLQDMTVMTGHNERRYRFTKRTHQNQDLGPFIAHEMNRCIACYRCVRYYKDYAGGTDLGVYGAHDNVYFGRVEDGVLESEFSGNLTEVCPTGVFTDKTHSERYNRKWDMQFAPSICHGCSSGCNISPGERYGELRRIENRFNGSVNQYFLCDRGRFGYGYVNRTDRPRQPRLADGTKLGLDAALDKAADLLRGRTIVGIGSPRASLESNYGLRELVGADYFYSGMEAGELARVRLALNVLNSSPLPVPTLRDIEDHDAVFVLGEDLTQTAARVALAVRQATKGKAEAMAEAMKVQPWLDAAVKNIGQHALYPLFIASLAETKLDDVAEECVHAAPADLARIGFAVAHAIDPSAPAVAGLDDEAKALAERIAGALVAAKRPLVVAGTSLADPALIEAAANIAKALKLREKNGSLSLVVPEANSLGLAMLGGESVDAALDAVISGKADAIVVLENDLYTRVPAAKVDAALAAAKVVIVADHSHTATLERAHLVLPAASFAEGDGTLVSQEGRAQRFFQVFDPQYLDSSILVHEGWRWMHALRATLLNKPVDWTQLDHVTSACAEAAPQLAGIVNAAPSAAFRIKGMKLAREPLRYSGRTAMRANISVHEPRTPQDKDTAFAYSMEGYSGSAEPRQQVPFAWSPGWNSPQAWNKFQDEVGGHLRAGDPGVRLIESHGDRLSWFDTVPGAFNPARGTWTAVPFFHLFGSEESSSRAAPVQERIPAAYVALAKSEADRLGVNEGALLSLNVAGVALRLPLRINEELGAGLVALPKGLAGIPPAIFGAPVEGLQEAAQ, encoded by the coding sequence AGTGTGCGGTCAAGCAGTACACCGACGAGAACGACACCCGTGGTCGTATCGTCATGTCCTGCATGACCCCTGCCTCCGACGGCACCTGGATTTCCATCGACGATGACGAATCCAAGGCGTTCCGCGCCAGCGTCGTCGAATGGCTGATGACCAACCACCCGCACGACTGCCCAGTGTGCGAGGAAGGCGGCCACTGCCACCTGCAGGACATGACGGTAATGACCGGCCACAACGAGCGCCGCTACCGTTTCACCAAGCGAACCCACCAGAACCAGGACCTCGGCCCGTTCATCGCTCACGAGATGAACCGCTGCATCGCCTGCTACCGCTGCGTGCGCTACTACAAGGACTACGCCGGCGGCACCGACCTGGGTGTCTATGGCGCCCACGACAACGTGTACTTCGGCCGCGTCGAAGACGGCGTACTGGAAAGCGAGTTCTCCGGCAACCTGACCGAGGTCTGCCCGACCGGTGTGTTCACCGACAAGACGCACTCCGAGCGCTACAACCGCAAGTGGGACATGCAGTTCGCGCCAAGCATCTGCCACGGCTGCTCCAGCGGCTGCAACATCAGCCCGGGCGAGCGTTACGGCGAACTGCGCCGGATCGAAAACCGTTTCAACGGCTCGGTCAACCAGTACTTCCTGTGCGACCGCGGCCGCTTCGGTTATGGCTACGTCAACCGCACCGACCGCCCACGCCAGCCACGCCTGGCCGATGGCACCAAGCTGGGCCTGGACGCTGCGCTGGACAAGGCAGCCGACCTGCTGCGCGGCCGGACCATCGTGGGTATCGGCTCGCCCCGTGCCAGCCTGGAAAGCAACTACGGCCTGCGTGAGCTGGTCGGTGCCGATTACTTCTATTCGGGTATGGAAGCCGGTGAGCTGGCTCGCGTACGCCTGGCCCTGAACGTGCTCAATAGCAGCCCGCTGCCAGTGCCGACCCTGCGCGACATCGAAGACCACGACGCTGTGTTCGTGCTCGGCGAAGACCTGACCCAGACCGCTGCCCGTGTCGCCCTGGCCGTACGTCAAGCGACCAAAGGCAAGGCCGAAGCCATGGCCGAGGCCATGAAAGTGCAGCCCTGGCTCGACGCTGCGGTGAAGAACATCGGCCAGCACGCGCTGTATCCACTGTTCATCGCCAGCCTGGCCGAAACCAAGCTGGACGACGTTGCCGAAGAATGCGTGCACGCCGCCCCTGCCGACCTTGCGCGTATCGGCTTCGCCGTGGCCCACGCCATCGATCCGAGCGCCCCGGCCGTTGCAGGCCTGGACGACGAAGCCAAGGCCCTGGCCGAGCGCATCGCCGGCGCCCTGGTAGCGGCCAAACGCCCGCTGGTGGTTGCCGGTACTTCGCTGGCCGACCCTGCACTGATCGAGGCAGCTGCGAACATCGCCAAAGCCCTGAAGCTGCGCGAGAAAAACGGCTCGCTGAGCCTGGTCGTACCTGAGGCCAACAGCCTTGGCCTGGCCATGCTCGGCGGCGAGTCCGTCGATGCCGCGCTGGATGCGGTCATCAGTGGCAAGGCCGACGCCATCGTGGTGCTGGAAAACGACCTGTACACCCGCGTACCGGCCGCCAAGGTCGATGCCGCCCTGGCAGCGGCAAAGGTCGTGATCGTAGCCGACCACTCCCACACCGCCACCCTGGAGCGCGCCCACCTGGTGCTGCCGGCGGCCTCGTTCGCCGAAGGCGACGGTACCCTGGTCAGCCAGGAAGGCCGTGCCCAGCGCTTCTTCCAGGTGTTCGACCCGCAGTACCTGGACAGCAGCATCCTGGTGCACGAAGGCTGGCGCTGGATGCACGCCCTGCGTGCCACGCTGCTGAACAAGCCCGTCGACTGGACCCAGCTGGACCACGTCACCAGCGCCTGCGCCGAAGCCGCCCCGCAACTGGCCGGCATCGTCAACGCAGCACCTTCTGCGGCATTCCGCATCAAGGGCATGAAGCTTGCCCGTGAGCCGCTGCGCTACTCCGGCCGCACCGCGATGCGCGCCAACATCAGCGTGCACGAACCTCGTACCCCGCAGGACAAGGACACCGCGTTCGCCTACTCCATGGAAGGCTACTCGGGCTCCGCCGAACCGCGCCAGCAGGTGCCGTTCGCCTGGTCGCCGGGCTGGAACTCGCCGCAAGCCTGGAACAAGTTCCAGGACGAGGTAGGTGGCCACCTGCGTGCCGGTGACCCGGGCGTGCGCCTGATCGAATCGCACGGTGATCGCCTGTCCTGGTTCGATACCGTTCCGGGCGCCTTCAACCCGGCCCGTGGCACCTGGACCGCAGTACCGTTCTTCCACCTGTTCGGCAGCGAAGAAAGCTCTTCGCGCGCTGCGCCGGTTCAGGAGCGCATCCCTGCCGCTTACGTGGCGCTGGCCAAGTCCGAGGCCGACCGCCTGGGCGTCAACGAAGGCGCGCTGCTGAGCCTGAACGTGGCCGGTGTGGCCCTGCGCCTGCCGCTGCGCATCAATGAAGAACTGGGCGCTGGCCTGGTCGCGCTGCCCAAAGGCCTGGCCGGCATCCCGCCGGCCATCTTCGGTGCACCCGTCGAAGGTCTGCAGGAGGCAGCACAATGA
- the nuoJ gene encoding NADH-quinone oxidoreductase subunit J — translation MEFAFYFASGIAVVSTLRVVTGTNPVHALLYLIISLISVAMIFFSLGAPFAGALEVIAYAGAIMVLFVFVVMMLNLGPASVAQERGWLKPGIWAGPVILGTLLLLELLYVLFVTPSGAGISGTTVGPKEVGISLFGPYLLVVELASMLLLAAAVTAFHLGRNEAKE, via the coding sequence ATGGAATTCGCTTTCTACTTCGCATCCGGGATCGCCGTGGTCTCCACCCTTCGGGTGGTGACCGGTACCAACCCCGTGCACGCCCTGCTCTACCTGATCATTTCGCTGATTTCCGTGGCAATGATCTTCTTCTCTCTGGGTGCGCCGTTCGCCGGCGCCCTGGAAGTGATCGCCTACGCCGGCGCCATCATGGTGCTGTTCGTCTTCGTGGTGATGATGCTCAACCTCGGGCCGGCCTCGGTCGCCCAGGAGCGCGGCTGGCTCAAGCCCGGTATCTGGGCAGGGCCGGTGATACTTGGCACCCTGCTGCTGCTGGAACTGCTGTACGTGCTGTTCGTCACCCCGAGCGGCGCCGGCATCAGCGGCACCACCGTGGGCCCGAAAGAAGTGGGCATCAGCCTGTTCGGCCCGTACCTGCTGGTGGTCGAACTGGCCTCGATGCTGCTGCTCGCGGCAGCCGTCACCGCCTTCCACCTGGGCCGCAACGAGGCGAAGGAGTAA
- the nuoH gene encoding NADH-quinone oxidoreductase subunit NuoH has translation MSWFTPEVIDVIIQVVKAIVVLLAVVVCGALLSFVERRLLGWWQDRYGPNRVGPFGMFQIAADMLKMFFKEDWNPPFVDKMIFTLAPVVAMSALLIGFSIIPITPGWGVADLNIGLLFFFAMAGLSVYAVLFAGWSSNNKYALLGSLRASAQTVSYEVFLGLALMGVVVQVGSFNMRDIVEYQAQNLWFIIPQFFGFCTFFIAGVAVTHRHPFDQPEAEQELADGYHIEYAGMKWGMFFVGEYIGIILISALLVTLFFGGWHGPFGILPQVPFLWFALKTAFFIMLFILLRASIPRPRYDQVMDFSWKFCLPLTLINLLVTAAIVLYNTPAVAAQ, from the coding sequence ATGAGCTGGTTCACCCCCGAAGTGATCGATGTGATCATCCAGGTCGTCAAGGCTATCGTGGTGCTGCTGGCCGTCGTGGTCTGCGGCGCCCTGCTCAGCTTCGTCGAGCGCCGCCTGCTGGGCTGGTGGCAGGACCGCTACGGTCCTAACCGTGTCGGCCCGTTCGGCATGTTCCAGATCGCCGCCGACATGCTGAAGATGTTCTTCAAGGAAGACTGGAACCCGCCCTTCGTCGACAAGATGATCTTCACCCTGGCGCCGGTCGTGGCCATGAGCGCCCTGCTGATCGGCTTCTCGATCATCCCGATCACCCCAGGTTGGGGCGTTGCCGACCTGAACATCGGCCTGCTGTTCTTCTTCGCCATGGCCGGCCTGTCGGTGTACGCGGTGCTGTTCGCCGGCTGGTCGTCGAACAACAAGTACGCCCTGCTGGGCAGCTTGCGTGCCTCGGCCCAGACCGTGTCGTACGAAGTGTTCCTGGGCTTGGCGCTGATGGGCGTGGTGGTGCAGGTGGGCTCGTTCAACATGCGTGACATCGTTGAATACCAGGCCCAGAACCTGTGGTTCATCATTCCGCAGTTCTTCGGCTTCTGCACGTTCTTCATCGCCGGCGTCGCCGTGACCCACCGTCACCCGTTCGACCAGCCAGAAGCCGAGCAGGAACTGGCCGACGGCTACCACATCGAGTATGCCGGCATGAAATGGGGCATGTTCTTCGTCGGTGAGTACATCGGCATCATCCTCATCTCGGCGCTGCTGGTGACCCTGTTCTTCGGTGGCTGGCACGGCCCGTTCGGCATCCTGCCGCAAGTGCCGTTCCTGTGGTTCGCGCTGAAAACCGCGTTCTTCATCATGCTGTTCATCCTGCTGCGCGCTTCGATCCCGCGCCCACGCTATGACCAGGTGATGGACTTCAGCTGGAAGTTCTGCCTGCCGCTGACCCTGATCAATTTGCTGGTGACCGCTGCGATCGTGCTTTACAACACGCCAGCCGTCGCGGCCCAGTGA
- the nuoI gene encoding NADH-quinone oxidoreductase subunit NuoI — translation MFKYIGDIVKGTGTQLRSLAMVFSHGFRKRDTLQYPEEPVYLPPRYRGRIVLTRDPDGEERCVACNLCAVACPVGCISLQKAETEDGRWYPEFFRINFSRCIFCGLCEEACPTTAIQLTPDFEMAEFKRQDLVYEKEDLLISGPGKNPDYNFYRVAGMAIAGKPKGSAQNEAEPINVKSLLP, via the coding sequence ATGTTCAAGTATATCGGCGACATCGTTAAGGGCACCGGCACTCAGCTGCGCAGCCTGGCAATGGTGTTCTCCCACGGGTTCCGCAAGCGCGACACCCTGCAGTACCCAGAAGAACCCGTGTACCTGCCACCACGCTATCGTGGCCGCATCGTCCTGACCCGCGACCCCGACGGCGAGGAGCGCTGCGTGGCGTGCAACCTCTGCGCGGTGGCCTGCCCGGTCGGCTGCATCTCGCTGCAGAAGGCCGAGACCGAGGACGGCCGCTGGTACCCGGAGTTCTTCCGCATCAACTTCTCGCGCTGCATTTTCTGCGGCCTGTGCGAGGAAGCGTGCCCGACCACCGCGATCCAGCTGACTCCGGATTTCGAAATGGCCGAGTTCAAGCGTCAGGACCTGGTGTACGAGAAAGAAGATCTTCTGATCTCCGGCCCCGGCAAGAACCCTGACTACAACTTCTACCGTGTTGCGGGTATGGCGATCGCTGGCAAGCCGAAAGGCTCTGCACAGAACGAAGCCGAGCCGATCAACGTGAAGAGCTTGCTCCCATAA
- the nuoK gene encoding NADH-quinone oxidoreductase subunit NuoK — translation MGAIPLEHGLAVAGILFCLGLVGLMVRRNILFVLMSLEVMMNASALAFVVAGARWVQPDGQVMFILVISLAAAEASIGLAILLQLYRRFHTLDIDAASEMRG, via the coding sequence ATGGGTGCTATCCCTCTCGAGCATGGGCTGGCGGTCGCCGGCATCCTGTTCTGCTTAGGTCTGGTTGGCCTGATGGTCCGCCGCAACATCCTCTTCGTGCTCATGAGCCTGGAAGTCATGATGAACGCCTCTGCCCTGGCGTTCGTCGTCGCCGGTGCCCGTTGGGTCCAGCCCGACGGCCAGGTGATGTTCATTCTGGTGATCAGCCTGGCAGCCGCCGAGGCCAGTATCGGCCTGGCGATCCTGCTGCAGCTGTATCGCCGCTTCCACACTCTCGACATCGATGCTGCCAGTGAGATGCGCGGATGA